In the Candidatus Cloacimonas acidaminovorans str. Evry genome, one interval contains:
- a CDS encoding ABC transporter ATP-binding protein: protein MAMKRKIKNRWNNIILIFRMMLRYWHYMLAGFISMLLFALFNGVSVTLVIPLFDYVFKPNKINLLYTDFSSFLVALGEMLKQHISSSGGFFPAIQNYSALWEDAKVLMLQTDSLSLLYLLCIAVFLVILFKNVFYLLHKIFFNSVRGRTIRDIRNYMFSRYLNQSLTFFSRHRIGDAIVRMVGDVEIVSEQLINSFVNVIREVITVLVFARIAYLLNPVLLLYSIVILPVFSLTIGFLGKKIKKYSKRIQEQLSNLFSNVEEVLNSMKIVQAFRHEQYEKKNFEAINNKHYHMWFKAQYYGTLSTPISELNTAITGIIVIIIGGKMILTPGSSFSLGDFTAFLFALFSMLHPLKVITQVYTDIRKALVSLDRIGLVLNQESRIQDKPDAITKETFDREITFENVTFGYKETKPVLKNFSLTIPKGSKVAFVGASGGGKTTIANLMNRLYDVTYGAIKIDGIDIRDIKLDNLRKFFGVVTQDSILFSKSIKENIAYGSQDEVSDEQIIKAAQIANAEEFINEMPNKYDEVLGSKGSDLSGGQKQRLCIARAIVGDPPILIFDEATSALDTDSEQKVQMAIDKATQNRTVILIAHRLSTILKADKIVVLEKGKIVGMGTHQELMQNCPRYQHLYNLQQGK, encoded by the coding sequence ATGGCAATGAAACGAAAAATCAAGAACAGATGGAATAATATTATCCTGATTTTCAGGATGATGTTGCGGTATTGGCATTATATGCTTGCTGGTTTCATAAGTATGTTGCTTTTTGCTCTTTTTAATGGAGTGAGCGTAACTTTAGTTATTCCCCTGTTTGATTATGTGTTCAAGCCAAATAAAATCAATTTGTTATACACCGATTTCAGCAGTTTTCTTGTAGCTTTAGGAGAGATGCTAAAACAGCATATTAGTTCTTCCGGCGGTTTTTTCCCGGCAATTCAAAATTATAGTGCCTTATGGGAAGATGCTAAAGTCCTAATGCTGCAAACGGATTCCCTTTCTTTATTGTATTTATTATGTATAGCGGTTTTTTTAGTTATCCTTTTCAAGAATGTCTTTTATCTCTTACACAAGATATTTTTCAATTCCGTAAGAGGAAGAACGATTCGCGATATACGCAATTATATGTTTTCCCGTTACTTAAATCAGTCCTTAACTTTTTTCAGTCGTCACCGTATTGGGGATGCTATTGTCCGAATGGTAGGTGATGTAGAAATTGTCAGTGAACAGCTAATCAATTCCTTTGTGAATGTAATTCGGGAAGTGATAACGGTACTTGTTTTTGCCCGAATTGCGTATTTATTGAATCCTGTTTTACTTCTATACAGCATTGTTATTTTACCGGTATTTTCTTTAACGATAGGTTTTTTAGGCAAAAAGATAAAAAAATATTCCAAACGCATTCAGGAACAGCTTTCCAATCTCTTCTCTAATGTAGAAGAAGTGCTGAATAGTATGAAAATTGTGCAGGCATTCAGACACGAACAATATGAGAAAAAGAATTTTGAAGCAATCAACAATAAACATTATCATATGTGGTTTAAGGCACAATATTACGGAACTTTGAGCACTCCCATTTCGGAATTAAATACTGCAATTACCGGCATAATAGTAATCATTATTGGTGGGAAAATGATTCTTACCCCGGGCAGCAGTTTTTCTTTGGGTGATTTTACAGCTTTCCTTTTTGCTTTGTTTTCTATGCTGCATCCGCTAAAAGTGATTACTCAGGTCTATACTGATATTAGGAAAGCTCTTGTTTCGCTGGATAGAATTGGCTTGGTACTAAATCAGGAATCCCGCATTCAAGATAAACCTGATGCCATTACCAAAGAGACCTTTGATCGCGAAATAACTTTTGAAAATGTAACTTTTGGCTATAAAGAAACCAAACCGGTGCTCAAGAATTTTAGCTTAACGATTCCTAAAGGAAGTAAAGTTGCTTTTGTCGGTGCCAGTGGTGGTGGAAAAACAACCATTGCCAACCTAATGAATCGCCTTTATGATGTTACTTACGGAGCCATTAAAATAGATGGAATAGATATAAGAGATATTAAATTGGATAACTTACGCAAGTTCTTCGGTGTTGTAACTCAGGATTCCATTCTCTTTTCCAAATCCATCAAGGAAAATATTGCTTACGGAAGCCAGGACGAGGTTAGCGACGAACAAATCATTAAAGCCGCCCAAATTGCTAATGCGGAAGAATTTATCAATGAAATGCCGAATAAATATGATGAAGTTCTCGGCAGCAAAGGTTCTGACCTTTCCGGAGGACAAAAACAACGACTTTGCATCGCGCGTGCCATTGTTGGAGACCCTCCTATTTTAATTTTTGATGAGGCAACTTCTGCACTTGATACGGATTCCGAACAGAAAGTGCAAATGGCAATTGATAAGGCAACTCAAAACAGAACCGTTATCCTAATTGCTCATCGCCTTTCTACAATTCTTAAGGCGGATAAAATTGTTGTTTTGGAAAAGGGGAAAATTGTAGGTATGGGCACACATCAGGAATTAATGCAAAATTGTCCTCGCTATCAGCATCTCTATAATTTA